GtcaatctttttagttccaatactattaacatttttattaataaacattttttgctaaaatatattatttaacatttatgaattgcattttagatattttggGATTACTGGTCGGAGTGGAGACTGAAAGAGAATTGCAAGTTGAtggaaagacaacaaaattaaatgtcataacAATAGAAGCTGATGGGTATTGTATATCTATACTATATTAAattccttttatatttcttttcaaataactACATGACATTATATTGCACTTTAATCTTTAGGTTTCGAATAGAGTGTACtttgtttggtatttatgtGGATGAACTGAATGTATTTCTTTCAAGTGGAGAAGTACAAAATGCTGCTGTAAGTATAGAATTTGCGAAAGTCAAAACTTTTCAaggtaaaattttgttattacttttacaaagtACTTTGTACTACTTATTCCATGTTACTCTCACAtacactatatttttaaatatagataaggttcaagttcaaaattgtaAGTTCTGCACCCGTATTAAGTACAATGTTAACTTCAAGGAAGCATCTGAACTTAAATCAAGGTAATATTGAAATTGTTCTTCAGTTTATTCGAactttataatccatttttgtAACAATATTTTCGTTACTTTGTAATGCAAATTATACTTCATTTCCTCAACTTGATATTTCAGATCTACATACattcaataatagatttattgtttatgagtacaactatattttcttttgcacAAAATGTTTGAGAACAATGAATCTCCCTCTCAAGGATTAACGCAACTTTCTCAGACTTCCAAAAATACTGTCGAAGAGGACTTTTTAACACTTACACCTAGAACCACCATTCAAGGTCTAAAAGATTGTAAAGAGGTTagaatagatttttttattattgtgcaATTTTTCTTATTCACAATAATCCCttgattaatgttttttatattgaaaggtCACCACTTACATATTGTTTGGAACAATTAAGCATATCTTGGTTGACGATGACTGGTGGTATACTGCTTGTGTGTGCAACAAAGCTGTTTATCCAGATTCCAAGATGTTCCTTTGTGAGAAGTGTAACAAGCATGTTATAAAAGTCTTTCCAAGGTTAAcgaattgttttttaatattaatgtcaatttaaaaCAACATTGTAATTACAACTTTggttcattaaatttatttttcaattttcagatATAGGATTAAGATCCGAGTTATTGACTCTTCCGATTCAACCACATTTGTCCTCTTTGATAGGGATGCAACTacccttttaaaaaaaacttgtgCTGATATGTTAGACACTCATGATAAGGTATACTCTTCAAtatatccacttatatatttaattacacaatgtttaattattttctttttgtagatGAATTCTTTTGGAAATTTGCCTAAGTAGTTTGATGAGTTAGTTGATAGAAGTCTGCTTTTTAAAGTGGAAAGTAGGAACGATCAGAATTTCAAACTTGAGCAGTCTTTCAGAGTGAAGAAAATATGTGTTGATGATGATATAATTGAGAAATTCAATGATTCTTCGTTGAAATCTGTGGTAAGATGTAATTTACGATCAAATTTGTTACATTATAATCTCTTTATAATGcagttatctttttcttttttataatctcATTATTTCTACCTATTTGAAGGATGTTTATGCTGGGAATGGTGAGTTTAGCAGGGaaaaaatgaatatagtcaATGAGTCCACTGTTAATATTTCAGAggtatacaaattatataaatgtttttgacatgaattatttttttaatacttttaataatgTTATCAATTTTGAATGTggatttacttttaataaatttacttttaatactGTAGGATTTATTAGTCCGATTTACCAAAGAAACAATTGAGTGTGGATCCCAATCACCTGAACTAATCCAAGATAATCCAACCAACGATGATGCTAACAGTTCACATAAGAGAGAATATGGAAAGAAGACTGCATCACTTGAATCCATCGAAGAAGACAATGTTCCATTGAagcttttaaaaagaaatattaagaagGAAAAAGCAGTGATTTGAGATCCACTTTTAGTTATTCTATttgaagacaattttttttatgccttTCATTTTGGGAATGTAATATGTCTACGCAtcgttttgtctttaaattcaTCTAAACTACAACTTCTATGTTAAATTTCATCTTTAATTTCATCTGAACTACAACTTCTATGTTCAATTTCATGATAACAATATTATGCGCTTTTGAGTTacattatttagattttaaattatttcatacgCTGGTGCACAAGatattgttgacatttttcaatttttgtcaacaAATATGACTACCAGCTACATCAAAActtactaaaattgatttcattttgTAGCATGATGTAATGAAAGTCGTAAATAACATATCTtttgtcaaaaatattttttctttaaacttgTGTGACTCATAAATAAgatatatctattttttctcataacataatttataaatgtctatttttcataatatttacttttcataaataagataaatatggCAAAGGAATTATCTGTTGACAGATTTTAAGTTGTCACAACAGAATTGGATGCCATATACAATTTTgattgactattttttttgaCTTATCTTCTGTTAATTACTAACTTATTAAACTTTGTGCGATAtaattgagatatttttatacaataa
This portion of the Vigna unguiculata cultivar IT97K-499-35 chromosome 6, ASM411807v1, whole genome shotgun sequence genome encodes:
- the LOC114187830 gene encoding uncharacterized protein LOC114187830 — translated: MFLCEKCNKHVIKVFPRYRIKIRVIDSSDSTTFVLFDRDATTLLKKTCADMLDTHDKFDELVDRSLLFKVESRNDQNFKLEQSFRVKKICVDDDIIEKFNDSSLKSVDVYAGNGEFSREKMNIVNESTVNISEDLLVRFTKETIECGSQSPELIQDNPTNDDANSSHKREYGKKTASLESIEEDNVPLKLLKRNIKKEKAVI